In Mycolicibacterium alvei, a single window of DNA contains:
- a CDS encoding VWA domain-containing protein translates to MRLEPILPPLLVGVLAVVLLVARGISFGRVRVQGGGWASVWRWSALTTTGLLLLVAALGPVAGRTHDTVPRPAGDRDPNIFVLLDRSPDMSGKRIAAARDDITALIERYPQARFALISFADRPSVDWPLSADTWSLRPVVAATDAAPEAPDTPDANVGAAANIVRYQLISAVQQFPRSQNLVFYLGAGAPESQAPQREFQLTENAVDGGAVLGYDDAGAQALRGVAEQIGVPFVSRTDATALAEALPGDETRSQSPAAAPVSTAVELYWVFAAVAALLILVELYLVLREFRRTQAIDMELRS, encoded by the coding sequence ATGAGGCTTGAACCGATCCTGCCGCCGCTGCTGGTCGGGGTGCTCGCCGTGGTGCTGCTCGTGGCCCGCGGCATCAGCTTCGGGCGGGTCCGGGTGCAAGGAGGTGGCTGGGCATCGGTGTGGCGCTGGTCGGCACTCACCACAACCGGCTTGCTGCTGCTGGTGGCTGCGCTCGGCCCCGTCGCTGGAAGAACACACGACACCGTGCCCCGACCCGCCGGCGACCGCGACCCGAATATCTTTGTGCTGCTGGACCGTTCACCGGACATGTCGGGGAAGCGGATCGCGGCGGCCCGCGACGACATCACGGCCCTGATCGAACGCTACCCACAGGCACGCTTCGCCCTGATCTCCTTCGCCGACCGCCCGTCGGTGGACTGGCCGCTGTCCGCCGACACCTGGAGCCTGCGTCCCGTGGTGGCTGCGACCGATGCCGCACCTGAGGCGCCGGACACCCCGGATGCCAACGTCGGCGCCGCCGCCAACATCGTGCGCTACCAGCTGATCAGCGCCGTACAGCAATTTCCGAGGTCCCAGAACCTCGTGTTCTATCTCGGCGCGGGCGCACCGGAATCGCAAGCACCGCAACGCGAATTCCAGCTGACCGAGAATGCTGTCGACGGGGGCGCGGTACTCGGGTACGACGACGCCGGGGCGCAGGCGCTCCGCGGGGTCGCCGAGCAGATCGGGGTGCCGTTCGTGTCGCGTACCGATGCGACAGCGTTGGCCGAAGCGCTTCCCGGCGACGAAACCCGAAGTCAGTCACCTGCGGCCGCACCGGTGTCCACCGCTGTGGAGCTGTACTGGGTCTTCGCCGCCGTGGCCGCCCTGCTGATCCTGGTGGAGCTCTACCTGGTGCTTCGCGAATTCCGTCGCACCCAAGCGATCGACATGGAGCTGCGGTCATGA
- a CDS encoding nitric oxide reductase activation protein NorD — protein MTDNDAIAVERSCALTAVALSGGRRDGVRLVTGEHRAFGLNAALDYVHVPYPGQVRDWTRRSLTCGVALQCAPSKERLVHYRLNELSGRELQALSLVEAGVALGWIATRWPGLIGEIRRLLPELEPADGDMPADDMLRCAVELARTGGSVEVDPLLGRLPAAYTAPAGLTDGLRRRFGRMPWTSTQKRLPRPYSVPVGGEGGVRNPNLPPPSRPQDNDLDVTPQHRPGIPYPEWNAWTDSFLRDHVAVVEHAKPPRSRQSAPVPADLRAWFSEHTHRAMTDRLEDGSDLDVDSYVRHHIDLATGEAGEPRVFRELLPSDRDVSTALLLDGSSSLGVHGGRIFRLELACADALSQAMTQAKERHGIFVFTGNTRHRVEVQCLKDFEDRRFVPPSAAGLVTGGYTRLGAPLRHLTSRLLAQPSERRLLIVIGDGLISDEGYEGRYAWADTAHAVEEANDAGVAVYYVGVGPTRVDPLPEVFGPRRSQRIRRVEELPRVLAHVHRELVAA, from the coding sequence ATGACCGACAACGACGCGATCGCGGTCGAGCGCAGCTGCGCCCTGACCGCCGTTGCCCTCAGCGGCGGCCGACGCGACGGCGTGCGGCTGGTCACCGGCGAGCATCGCGCTTTCGGGCTGAACGCCGCGCTCGACTACGTGCACGTGCCGTATCCGGGTCAGGTCCGCGACTGGACGCGACGGTCGTTGACCTGCGGTGTGGCACTGCAGTGCGCGCCGTCCAAAGAGCGCCTGGTGCACTACCGGCTCAATGAACTGTCCGGCCGGGAGTTGCAAGCCCTCAGCCTGGTCGAGGCCGGGGTGGCGCTGGGCTGGATCGCTACTCGATGGCCCGGTCTGATCGGTGAAATCCGGAGGCTGCTACCTGAACTGGAACCAGCCGACGGTGACATGCCGGCCGATGACATGCTGCGATGTGCGGTCGAACTGGCCCGCACCGGCGGGTCCGTCGAGGTCGACCCGCTGCTGGGCCGGCTGCCCGCCGCCTACACCGCGCCCGCCGGACTGACCGATGGGCTACGACGCAGATTCGGCCGGATGCCGTGGACCAGCACCCAGAAGCGACTGCCCCGGCCGTACTCCGTGCCGGTCGGGGGAGAGGGCGGGGTGCGCAACCCCAATCTGCCGCCGCCGAGCCGGCCCCAGGACAACGACCTCGACGTCACCCCGCAGCACCGGCCGGGGATCCCGTACCCGGAATGGAACGCGTGGACCGACAGCTTCCTGCGCGATCACGTCGCCGTCGTCGAGCACGCCAAGCCGCCGCGCAGTAGGCAGTCCGCACCGGTCCCGGCCGATCTGCGGGCCTGGTTCTCCGAACACACCCACCGGGCGATGACCGACCGGCTTGAGGACGGCTCGGACCTGGACGTGGATTCCTATGTCCGCCACCATATCGACCTGGCCACCGGCGAAGCCGGGGAGCCCCGGGTGTTCCGGGAGCTGTTGCCCAGCGACCGGGATGTGTCCACCGCGCTGCTGCTCGACGGCAGTTCGTCGCTGGGCGTCCACGGCGGGCGGATCTTCCGGCTGGAACTGGCCTGCGCCGATGCGTTGTCCCAGGCGATGACCCAGGCCAAAGAGCGTCACGGCATTTTCGTGTTCACCGGCAACACCCGTCACCGGGTGGAAGTGCAGTGCCTCAAGGACTTCGAGGACCGGCGGTTCGTCCCACCGAGCGCGGCGGGCCTGGTCACCGGCGGATACACCCGTCTGGGCGCACCGCTGCGGCACCTGACCAGTCGTCTGCTGGCTCAGCCGTCCGAGCGGCGTCTGCTCATCGTGATCGGAGACGGCCTGATCTCCGACGAGGGCTATGAGGGCCGCTATGCCTGGGCGGACACCGCGCATGCGGTCGAGGAGGCCAACGACGCCGGTGTCGCCGTGTACTACGTCGGCGTCGGGCCGACACGCGTCGATCCGCTGCCCGAGGTGTTCGGACCACGGCGGTCCCAACGGATCCGCCGGGTCGAGGAGCTTCCGCGGGTTCTGGCCCATGTACACCGAGAACTGGTCGCGGCGTAA
- a CDS encoding AAA family ATPase: protein MTAPRLQVDQRDAAEAQRIAAAVSSAFATRVVGQDHLRESMLVALLAGGHLLLESVPGLAKTTAARVVAESIDGSFRRIQCTPDLLPSDIIGTQIYEAARNTFATQLGPVHANIVLLDEINRSSAKTQSAMLEAMEERQTTIAGVEYPIPEPFLVIATQNPVDQEGTYPLSEAQTDRFMLKEIVGYPSIEDEVEIAARMDAGLYDRGHRAAPVVTIDDVHRAQDIVRAVYLDRALVEYASRLVAVTREPGHHLPANLARVIEYGASPRATLAFCGTARALAVLRGRDHVVPDDIARLAHRVLRHRLILGFEAATARITPDVVVDAVLRAVQVP, encoded by the coding sequence ATGACGGCACCGCGATTGCAGGTTGACCAACGCGACGCCGCCGAAGCCCAGCGCATCGCGGCCGCGGTGAGCTCGGCATTCGCCACCCGGGTGGTCGGCCAGGACCATCTGCGCGAATCCATGTTGGTCGCGCTCCTCGCCGGCGGGCACCTGCTCCTCGAAAGTGTCCCCGGGCTGGCCAAGACCACGGCGGCACGGGTGGTGGCCGAGTCCATCGACGGCAGCTTCCGGCGTATCCAATGCACGCCCGACCTGCTGCCCAGCGACATCATCGGCACCCAGATCTACGAGGCGGCCCGCAACACGTTCGCCACCCAGCTGGGCCCCGTGCACGCCAACATCGTGCTGCTCGACGAGATCAACCGCTCCAGCGCCAAGACCCAGAGCGCGATGCTGGAGGCGATGGAGGAACGCCAGACCACCATCGCCGGCGTCGAATATCCCATCCCCGAACCCTTTCTCGTCATCGCCACCCAGAACCCCGTCGATCAGGAAGGCACCTATCCGCTGTCGGAGGCCCAGACCGACCGGTTCATGCTCAAGGAGATCGTGGGCTACCCCTCGATCGAGGACGAGGTCGAGATCGCCGCCCGGATGGACGCCGGCCTCTATGACCGGGGCCACCGTGCCGCCCCGGTCGTCACCATCGACGACGTGCATCGCGCCCAGGACATCGTGCGCGCGGTGTATCTGGACCGCGCACTGGTCGAGTACGCCAGCCGGCTCGTCGCCGTCACCCGCGAACCCGGGCACCACCTGCCGGCCAATCTGGCCCGGGTGATCGAGTACGGGGCCAGCCCGCGGGCCACCCTCGCGTTCTGCGGGACGGCGCGCGCCCTGGCGGTACTGCGTGGCCGCGACCATGTGGTGCCCGACGACATCGCCCGGCTCGCCCATCGCGTGCTGCGGCACCGGCTGATCCTCGGCTTCGAAGCCGCCACCGCCCGGATCACCCCCGACGTTGTCGTCGATGCGGTGCTGCGCGCGGTGCAGGTCCCGTGA
- a CDS encoding cytochrome P450, translating to MPKSPEEHARNWDLRHEDFNDHDLLYEVYSVMRQRAPVAHTEAPFFHTDGAWVALGYDECYRIAQDWEHFSSNPTPEGARQAGGDLVITLDPPRQQKFRKVLNPYFSPARMKALTQEIRAETDLLIDAFIEQGQGDLGQVAWQQPGIVFFKYLLGMPVGDVPLCLELVDTALNGAVEQDRMLAWGRLYQHLHDAVSARTADPPRDDMIDVLLRAEIDGEPLPFNDIVANAILLVQAGLETTASAMSFAFHYLATHPGERDRLISEPEIVPRAVEEFIRFAGSIHSLPRTVAEAVELSGQRLCPGDAVVLNYAAANRDAAQFPDPDRCVLDRSANRHLGFGAGVHRCLGSNLARLEFAIGLEQVLARMPDVGLDPAGTAVFHGNSVTRGYRRIPVVFSPGEPVVLRGPNDSVLSRG from the coding sequence ATGCCCAAATCTCCTGAAGAGCACGCACGTAACTGGGATCTGCGTCACGAGGACTTCAACGATCACGACCTGCTCTACGAGGTGTATTCGGTGATGCGCCAACGGGCGCCGGTAGCACACACCGAGGCGCCCTTCTTTCACACGGACGGTGCGTGGGTCGCGCTGGGTTATGACGAGTGCTATCGGATTGCGCAGGACTGGGAGCACTTCTCCAGCAATCCGACACCGGAGGGAGCCCGCCAGGCCGGCGGTGACCTGGTGATCACCCTTGACCCGCCGCGGCAGCAGAAGTTCCGAAAAGTGCTCAACCCGTACTTCTCCCCAGCGCGGATGAAGGCGCTGACGCAGGAGATCCGGGCCGAAACCGACCTGCTGATCGACGCGTTCATCGAGCAGGGTCAGGGGGATCTCGGCCAGGTCGCCTGGCAGCAGCCCGGCATCGTGTTCTTCAAGTATCTGCTCGGCATGCCCGTCGGCGATGTTCCGTTGTGCCTCGAGTTGGTCGATACCGCACTCAATGGCGCGGTCGAGCAGGACCGGATGCTGGCCTGGGGAAGGCTGTATCAGCATCTGCACGATGCGGTGTCGGCCCGCACCGCCGACCCCCCGCGCGATGACATGATCGACGTGTTGCTTCGTGCCGAGATCGACGGAGAACCGCTGCCGTTCAACGACATTGTCGCCAATGCGATCCTGCTGGTTCAGGCTGGCCTCGAGACCACCGCCAGTGCAATGTCTTTCGCCTTCCATTACCTGGCTACCCACCCTGGGGAACGGGACCGGCTGATCTCCGAACCCGAGATCGTGCCGAGGGCGGTGGAGGAGTTCATCCGGTTCGCCGGGTCGATCCACAGCCTGCCCCGCACGGTGGCTGAGGCCGTGGAATTGAGCGGACAGCGGCTGTGCCCGGGAGATGCCGTGGTGCTCAACTACGCCGCGGCCAACCGGGACGCGGCGCAGTTCCCCGATCCGGACCGCTGCGTGCTGGACCGCTCGGCCAACCGGCATCTCGGCTTCGGGGCCGGAGTCCACCGGTGCCTGGGTTCCAACCTCGCCCGCCTGGAGTTCGCCATCGGGCTCGAGCAGGTGCTGGCCCGGATGCCCGATGTCGGTTTGGATCCCGCGGGCACCGCGGTGTTCCACGGTAACTCCGTGACGCGGGGCTACCGTCGGATTCCGGTGGTGTTCTCCCCGGGGGAACCGGTTGTATTGCGGGGACCTAACGATTCGGTGCTGTCTCGGGGTTGA
- a CDS encoding CbbQ/NirQ/NorQ/GpvN family protein, whose amino-acid sequence MSTDLYFANRNEIQLFEQAYARRIPVMLTGPTGCGKTRLVEHMGSLLQRPVVTISCHDDLTSSDLVGRFMVTGGDVVWTDGPLTRAVKAGAICYLDEVVEARHDSLAILHSLTDHRRALYLDRAGEVVQAPETFMLVCSYNPAYRSSLKELKPSFRQRFATLPMTYLPPDREAEVIVAETGVGRDTAARLVACATAIRSADAAFHFEPPSTRVLVTAAQLVAEGATELDAAQACVLAPLSTDGAINDGLREVAAASLLDGTTRNRGKDV is encoded by the coding sequence TTGAGTACAGACCTTTACTTCGCGAACCGCAACGAGATTCAGCTGTTCGAGCAGGCCTATGCCCGCCGGATCCCGGTGATGCTGACCGGGCCCACCGGCTGCGGCAAGACCCGCCTTGTCGAGCATATGGGCTCGTTGCTGCAACGCCCGGTGGTGACGATCAGTTGCCACGACGATCTCACCAGTTCGGATCTGGTGGGGCGGTTCATGGTCACCGGAGGCGACGTCGTGTGGACCGACGGACCCCTGACCCGCGCGGTCAAGGCCGGCGCCATCTGTTATCTCGACGAGGTGGTGGAGGCCCGTCACGACTCGCTGGCCATCCTGCACTCGCTCACCGACCATCGCCGCGCGCTCTACCTCGATCGGGCCGGCGAAGTCGTGCAGGCCCCGGAGACCTTCATGCTGGTGTGCTCCTACAACCCGGCGTACCGCAGCTCGCTCAAGGAGCTGAAACCATCCTTCCGGCAACGGTTTGCCACGCTGCCGATGACCTACCTGCCGCCGGATCGCGAAGCCGAGGTGATCGTCGCGGAGACCGGCGTGGGCCGCGATACCGCGGCGCGCCTGGTGGCCTGCGCGACGGCGATCCGCAGCGCCGACGCCGCTTTCCATTTCGAGCCGCCCTCGACGCGGGTGCTGGTCACCGCTGCGCAGCTGGTCGCCGAAGGCGCCACCGAACTGGATGCCGCACAGGCCTGCGTGCTCGCACCGCTGAGCACCGACGGCGCGATCAACGACGGGCTACGCGAGGTCGCGGCGGCCAGCCTGCTCGACGGCACCACCAGGAACCGAGGAAAGGACGTCTGA
- a CDS encoding TetR/AcrR family transcriptional regulator produces MAVADGLSAREAKRLQTRERLMGAAIAEFKRAGMAEADVGAVVTAAGVAHGTFFFHFPTKEHVLLELEQREEDRIAKQYIQFLKKPHSLEGGLRESMRLVIGLERRLGKVLFKDFLALHFSQTRPPAPDSQDHPVISGVAREIELAQEQGEVAADVKPWNSAVFFLLGFYALLITTNDWPNRDDLLDDYVIRTMRSLTA; encoded by the coding sequence ATGGCTGTGGCAGACGGACTGTCCGCGCGTGAGGCAAAGCGCCTGCAGACGCGTGAGCGTTTGATGGGTGCAGCGATCGCCGAGTTCAAACGGGCCGGGATGGCGGAAGCGGATGTCGGCGCGGTCGTCACTGCGGCGGGCGTCGCGCACGGCACGTTCTTCTTCCATTTCCCCACCAAGGAACATGTGCTGCTGGAACTCGAACAGCGTGAAGAGGACCGCATCGCCAAGCAGTACATCCAATTCCTCAAAAAACCGCACAGTCTCGAGGGAGGGCTGCGCGAGTCGATGCGGCTGGTCATCGGACTGGAACGTCGGCTCGGCAAGGTCTTGTTCAAAGACTTTCTGGCCCTGCACTTCTCACAGACCCGGCCGCCCGCGCCGGACAGCCAGGACCATCCCGTGATCTCCGGGGTGGCGCGCGAGATCGAACTGGCCCAGGAACAGGGTGAGGTCGCGGCCGACGTGAAGCCTTGGAACAGCGCGGTGTTCTTCCTGCTCGGTTTCTACGCCCTGCTGATCACCACCAACGACTGGCCCAACCGCGACGATCTTCTGGACGACTATGTGATCAGGACGATGCGAAGCCTGACTGCTTAG
- a CDS encoding MMPL/RND family transporter, with the protein MGWGAVLESIARWASRYAVLVMAAWMLLAGVGNIAVPQLEHVVKEQSRAFFPTDSGATEAAQRMGTLFGDSDSNNIAYVVLEADRTLGDSDRGYYRALADRLRENTPGVESVMDLWDDPAAAAVFESQDHKASYLMARLSGQLGSSTATDAVAALRAAVDAAGAPEGLRTHVTGPGPSLVDEFDALDAQLARITVLTVGMIAALLLFVYRSPIAAAVPLASVGLSLAVARPLVALLGEHGVIEVSVFSVALMSAMVLGAGTDYGIFLLGRYHENRRAGMAPPDALADAYRRVAPVIAGSSATIATALFCLTFAKVNFLRSAGIPSGIGVLAAMLGALTLAPALIGLFSRRGWVEPRAARISRRWRKIGTAVARWPGPILVVAAGVLIVCTVPLLGAKISFAELSAQPASTDSSRGYQAVHGRFPDNRLLPEIVSIQADRDLRTPAGLITIERVTRKVLEVRGVRTVQSASRPAGTPVRQGTLTYQAGQIGEQLDGTAQSALDGMNSVDTVTATIGQLDGALDGMQRGLSGAVDGLNRVGAGSQGIGTGMSGLQANLQSVSGYADPLRQFVNSNPDCAANPICAAVQKIVTPLDDAVSATGTLAGGAGALEEGAASATSSLGGAAKGVATMRTALTQLRGLTFTLRSSLGSVGPQMQQMTGYLSQLSTDFDGSSEGGFYLPPRTFDDPEYRRVMDMMFSPDGHATRLLVYGDGESWGRDGADRSAEIRVAAAEALKDTPLAVSGVVDLTGVGTATAELIEYVQHDFALLVIVTLILIFVIVAGMLRSPVAGIVVLATVTISYASALGASAAIWQFLVGQPLHWAVPALAFIALVAVGADYNLLLAMRLRDEARAGVRTATIRAFAGTGSVVTVAGIVFGLTMFAMLGASVVTIAQVGSTIGIGLMIDTLVVRTFVVPPIAVLLGRWFWWPRRVPATPGPDSGA; encoded by the coding sequence ATGGGGTGGGGAGCGGTGTTGGAGAGCATTGCGCGATGGGCGAGCAGGTACGCGGTCCTGGTGATGGCGGCATGGATGCTGCTGGCCGGCGTCGGCAACATCGCGGTACCCCAGCTCGAACACGTTGTGAAGGAACAGTCCCGGGCCTTCTTCCCGACCGACTCCGGTGCGACAGAGGCCGCACAGCGGATGGGGACCCTGTTCGGGGACTCCGACAGCAACAACATCGCCTACGTCGTGCTCGAAGCCGACCGGACACTGGGGGACTCCGACCGCGGGTACTACCGAGCGCTGGCCGACCGGCTGCGCGAGAACACCCCCGGCGTCGAATCGGTCATGGATTTGTGGGATGACCCCGCGGCTGCCGCCGTCTTCGAAAGCCAGGACCACAAGGCGTCCTATCTGATGGCCCGGCTCTCCGGTCAACTGGGCAGCAGCACCGCCACCGATGCCGTGGCCGCGCTGCGCGCAGCGGTGGACGCGGCCGGCGCGCCGGAGGGATTGCGCACGCACGTCACCGGACCGGGGCCCAGCCTGGTCGATGAATTCGATGCGCTGGACGCACAATTGGCGCGCATCACGGTGCTCACGGTCGGGATGATCGCCGCACTTCTGCTCTTCGTGTACCGATCGCCGATCGCGGCCGCCGTCCCGCTGGCCTCGGTGGGGCTGTCCCTGGCGGTCGCGCGTCCGTTGGTCGCGCTGCTCGGCGAGCACGGCGTGATCGAGGTATCGGTGTTCTCGGTCGCATTGATGTCGGCGATGGTGCTGGGCGCCGGGACCGACTACGGCATCTTCCTGCTCGGCCGCTACCACGAGAACCGGCGGGCGGGCATGGCGCCGCCGGATGCCTTGGCCGACGCCTACCGCCGGGTTGCGCCGGTGATCGCCGGGTCGTCCGCGACCATCGCCACCGCGCTGTTCTGTCTGACCTTCGCCAAGGTGAATTTCCTGCGCAGTGCCGGGATACCCAGTGGGATAGGCGTTCTCGCGGCGATGCTGGGTGCGCTGACGTTAGCGCCAGCTCTGATCGGCTTGTTCAGCAGGCGCGGTTGGGTCGAGCCGCGGGCGGCACGGATCAGCCGCCGGTGGCGCAAGATCGGCACTGCCGTTGCCCGCTGGCCGGGGCCGATCCTGGTAGTGGCCGCGGGCGTGCTGATCGTCTGTACGGTGCCGCTGCTCGGCGCCAAGATCAGCTTCGCGGAGTTGTCCGCACAACCGGCGAGCACCGACTCCAGTCGCGGATACCAGGCCGTCCACGGCCGATTCCCGGACAACCGGCTGTTGCCCGAGATCGTCTCGATCCAGGCCGACCGGGACCTGCGGACCCCGGCCGGCCTGATCACGATCGAGCGCGTCACCAGGAAGGTCCTTGAGGTGCGCGGGGTGCGCACCGTGCAATCGGCCAGCCGCCCCGCCGGGACCCCGGTGCGTCAGGGCACGCTGACCTACCAAGCCGGCCAGATCGGTGAACAACTCGACGGCACAGCGCAATCCGCGCTCGACGGGATGAACTCCGTGGACACTGTCACGGCCACCATCGGCCAACTCGACGGCGCACTCGACGGTATGCAACGCGGCTTGAGCGGCGCCGTCGACGGCCTGAACCGGGTCGGGGCCGGCTCACAGGGCATCGGGACGGGTATGTCGGGATTGCAGGCCAACCTGCAGTCGGTGTCCGGCTATGCCGATCCGTTGCGCCAATTCGTCAACAGCAACCCCGACTGTGCGGCCAACCCGATCTGCGCGGCAGTACAGAAAATCGTCACACCCCTCGATGACGCGGTCAGCGCGACGGGCACCCTCGCCGGCGGGGCGGGCGCGCTCGAGGAGGGCGCGGCCAGCGCCACCAGCTCACTCGGTGGGGCGGCCAAGGGCGTGGCGACGATGCGCACGGCGCTGACCCAGCTACGCGGTCTCACCTTCACCTTGCGCTCCAGCCTGGGCAGTGTCGGGCCGCAGATGCAGCAGATGACCGGTTACCTGTCGCAGCTGAGCACCGACTTCGACGGCAGCTCCGAAGGGGGGTTCTACCTGCCTCCACGGACTTTCGACGATCCGGAGTACCGCCGGGTGATGGACATGATGTTCTCGCCCGACGGCCACGCCACCCGGCTTCTGGTCTACGGCGACGGCGAATCCTGGGGGCGTGACGGTGCGGACCGGTCTGCCGAGATCCGCGTCGCCGCCGCCGAGGCACTGAAGGACACCCCGCTGGCGGTCAGCGGCGTCGTCGACCTCACGGGAGTCGGAACGGCGACCGCGGAACTCATCGAGTATGTGCAACACGACTTCGCCCTGCTCGTGATCGTCACGCTCATCTTGATCTTCGTGATCGTGGCCGGCATGCTGCGCAGCCCGGTCGCCGGGATCGTGGTGCTGGCCACCGTCACGATCTCCTACGCATCGGCGCTCGGGGCCAGCGCCGCCATCTGGCAGTTTCTGGTCGGCCAACCGCTGCACTGGGCGGTGCCCGCACTGGCGTTCATCGCCCTGGTCGCCGTCGGCGCGGATTACAACCTGCTGCTGGCGATGCGATTGCGCGACGAGGCCCGGGCCGGAGTGCGCACCGCGACGATCCGGGCATTCGCCGGAACCGGCAGCGTCGTCACCGTCGCGGGGATCGTGTTCGGGCTGACCATGTTCGCGATGCTCGGCGCCAGTGTGGTGACGATCGCCCAGGTTGGCTCCACCATCGGCATCGGGCTGATGATCGACACCCTGGTGGTGCGAACCTTTGTGGTCCCGCCGATCGCCGTGCTGCTGGGACGCTGGTTCTGGTGGCCGCGTCGGGTGCCTGCGACGCCGGGCCCAGACAGCGGGGCATGA
- a CDS encoding TetR/AcrR family transcriptional regulator yields MSRTMGTMEIRERLIEESLQVLEESGPEALSARMLAKRIGASTMAVYTHFDGMPGLYEALVRESFVQFGGHLHRRPDTDDPVADLLASGLAYREYALTYPQRYRLMFGITSPSITLPVGRDLTVDGNPAALSEINSVFAQIPAFVERCMTAGAIDEGDPVAVAAQIWTMMHGYVLAEIIGVFGTGGVGVSRVLAPHITNLLVGLGGDRERIQLSFQRLDPPATPPRPAPPPTATVRRGRRTRNP; encoded by the coding sequence ATGTCCAGGACGATGGGCACCATGGAAATTCGCGAGCGCCTGATCGAGGAGAGCCTGCAGGTCCTCGAGGAGAGCGGGCCTGAGGCACTCAGTGCGCGCATGCTGGCCAAGCGGATCGGCGCCTCGACGATGGCGGTCTACACCCACTTCGACGGCATGCCCGGCCTCTACGAGGCGCTCGTGCGGGAGTCATTTGTCCAGTTCGGGGGACACCTGCACCGGCGCCCGGACACCGACGATCCGGTGGCCGACCTACTCGCCTCCGGCCTCGCCTACCGCGAGTACGCACTGACCTACCCGCAGCGCTACCGGCTGATGTTCGGGATCACCTCGCCGTCCATCACGCTGCCGGTCGGCCGCGATCTCACCGTCGACGGCAACCCGGCTGCCCTCTCCGAGATCAACTCGGTCTTCGCACAGATCCCGGCATTCGTGGAGCGTTGCATGACCGCAGGCGCGATCGACGAGGGTGATCCGGTGGCCGTGGCCGCGCAGATCTGGACGATGATGCATGGCTACGTCCTGGCCGAGATCATCGGTGTCTTCGGCACCGGCGGCGTGGGAGTCTCGCGGGTGCTCGCACCCCACATCACCAATCTCCTGGTCGGCCTCGGCGGTGACCGCGAACGGATCCAGCTGTCGTTTCAGCGACTGGATCCGCCTGCGACACCACCGCGCCCGGCACCACCCCCGACCGCCACCGTCCGGCGCGGGCGCCGGACCCGCAACCCTTAG
- a CDS encoding DUF58 domain-containing protein produces the protein MGRYLDSAKAYAGRDIGGLLEGGRYALVHTRSLEFDELRPYVPGDDVRDIDWKATARSGHTLIKRFVSEKHHKVLVVADAGRNSCAMAPSGEVKRIVAQHLIGAIGLMTLPRSDEIAMVLGDHRGNVDIRLRRGETHIESMLHRFHHHATDHPGPSDILVQLEWVARHYRHRLLIFVVSDEPEMSERLAEVLGSLTARHDVLWALVSDMPAVSGGRDAGRSYEVADGRPILTGLDQDVIEAYRRAEAQRREQLSEFLTVQRIPHARVTGSVRIRAALTAMTGVYARAG, from the coding sequence ATGGGCAGATACCTGGACTCCGCCAAGGCGTACGCCGGCCGCGACATCGGCGGGCTGCTCGAAGGCGGCCGTTACGCGCTGGTGCACACCCGCAGCCTGGAATTCGACGAGCTGCGCCCCTACGTGCCCGGTGATGACGTGCGCGACATCGACTGGAAGGCAACCGCACGCTCTGGGCACACCCTGATCAAGCGGTTCGTCTCCGAGAAGCACCACAAGGTCCTGGTGGTCGCGGACGCCGGGCGCAACAGCTGCGCGATGGCACCATCGGGCGAGGTGAAAAGGATTGTGGCCCAACACCTCATCGGTGCGATCGGATTGATGACGCTGCCCCGATCCGACGAGATCGCGATGGTGCTCGGCGACCATCGCGGCAATGTAGACATCCGGCTGCGCCGCGGCGAGACCCACATCGAGAGCATGCTGCACCGGTTCCACCACCACGCCACCGACCATCCCGGCCCGAGCGACATCCTGGTTCAGCTCGAGTGGGTGGCCCGCCACTACCGTCACCGGCTGCTGATCTTCGTCGTTTCCGACGAACCCGAGATGAGTGAGCGCTTGGCCGAGGTCCTTGGTTCATTGACCGCCCGTCACGACGTGTTGTGGGCCCTGGTCAGTGACATGCCTGCGGTGAGCGGAGGCCGCGACGCCGGCCGCAGCTACGAGGTCGCCGACGGGCGCCCCATCCTGACCGGGCTGGACCAAGATGTCATCGAGGCCTATCGGCGGGCAGAAGCGCAACGGCGCGAACAACTTTCCGAATTCCTGACCGTGCAGCGAATACCTCATGCCCGGGTGACCGGGAGCGTGCGGATCAGGGCGGCGTTGACCGCGATGACTGGGGTGTACGCCCGTGCCGGATGA